Proteins found in one Anopheles aquasalis chromosome 3, idAnoAquaMG_Q_19, whole genome shotgun sequence genomic segment:
- the LOC126578954 gene encoding uncharacterized protein LOC126578954, with protein MDNALAAGSGEDEFVIESSQAPNLRVRKRQICYRESDQLSAKKKSKPRNRSKAAPAAKPGNGEVSKSKSNDPNPSQAISDEFIQLPDTQSLFAGIETSVDLFKNQEQLAALYVIQQNAMMQQEEEELDRLLHGLRGSYEVASKRVPKTPSSPEMVSVNGATYPRKGKENVSFTSKCTHPSTTIERPTCSNLTANSDAVAEQKRPVETQHQSKFEIQSEPLNLSTALPAKKASFAFPRPVAASTPRYPRVLQPFVQRFSNNVKQTERPKQISPLQQSVSSTVTSAQEVGIQANVRPRYRNAGIQNRTDNCFEITRYNTILLAREFRIDPEQLRKKMKRICNIPVLQQQPLWQKRSLNDVFTNNDPYYANLDFFIKDRSSRFSWE; from the exons ATGGACAATGCGTTGGCAG CCGGCTCGGGAGAAGATGAGTTCGTCATTGAGTCTTCGCAGGCCCCAAACCTTCGTGTTCGAAAAAGACAAATATGCTACCGTGAATCTGATCAATTATCggccaaaaagaaaagtaagCCAAGGAACCGATCAaaggctgctcctgctgctaagCCTGGGAACGGAGAGGTAtccaaatcgaaatcaaacgaTCCTAATCCATCGCAAGCGATATCAGATGAGTTCATTCAACTGCCCGATACACAATCGCTATTCGCCGGAATAGAAACGTCGGTAGATCTGTTCAAAAATCAAGAGCAACTAGCGGCACTGTACGTAATACAACAAAATGCCATGATgcagcaggaagaagaagaattggACCGGCTATTACATGGATTACGAGGAAGCTACGAAGTGGCTAGCAAACGGGTTCCCAAGACTCCCTCTTCTCCTGAAATGGTCAGTGTGAACGGTGCGACGTACCctaggaaagggaaggaaaatgttTCCTTTACAAGCAAATGTACCCATCCCAGCACTACCATAGAACGACCTACGTGCTCCAATTTAACTGCCAATTCGGATGCAGTTGCCGAGCAGAAACGACCAGTCGAAACACAACACCAATCGAAGTTTGAAATACAGTCGGAACCATTGAATCTATCCACGGCGCTGCCTGCTAAGAAAGCTTCGTTCGCATTTCCTCGTCCTGTGGCAGCGTCAACTCCGAGGTACCCAAGAGTGCTGCAACCTTTCGTTCAACGTTTCTCGAATAACGTGAAACAAACCGAAAGACCGAAGCAAATAAGTCCATTACAGCAAAGTGTATCCTCGACTGTAACATCAGCGCAGGAAGTGGGCATACAAGCAAACGTCCGACCGCGATACAGAAATGCAGGAatacagaacagaacggatAATTGCTTCGAAATCACGCGGTACAACACTATCCTGCTGGCGCGGGAATTCCGTATCGACCCCGAGCAGCTACgcaaaaagatgaaaagaatCTGTAACATACCagtgctacagcagcagccactctGGCAGAAACGCAGTTTGAACGATGTTTTCACTAACAACGACCCCTACTATGCAAACTTGGATTTTTTCATAAAAGATCGCAGCTCTCGGTTTTCATGGGAATGA
- the LOC126578951 gene encoding trafficking protein particle complex subunit 11 yields MSLDASVLPSELLTTAAPLVGLSGLDVPRNATHKTVWDAFNNAKKPDSEAIQYKLLPPNYEFPVSKPKHQSYEWYSPKGILKRNWMLKHLHVLPAVVVLFQDLEWNDPQWTEKQLQCAATIQVLKNSLQGRNTRIAIALLQRGQHLAAGEDMLASERAAQLTSNCDINAKMLFVLPHNDHLMGHIFRLQSAFLELAQSYYTQMMKQIRLHREQLTDAHLLLKIRHQFKLAFISELKLDQSNALRHYRQTYTYLDEVRIVDTNCLEVKTVAGFVNYKICRLFFRLNAPKDSISHFKNHIQKYRTRSGFKELLFEHYAWLSVQYSAFAELFCDAVKNGLAPLQTQHPGIYFHKAAEYVGKRKEAFLQCTALSAAEISGELGPAVTNSALYSDFFGIRGAKTGEPVSEQQIICLVQENEKAIHHSAEIITLLGKAMAQFKVYKCLRFRKKLAIDMAEEYLKNGDPAKALTLYSLMLTDYRVDKWYTIFTQVLLKTLHSAYLSASVPDFIACSIEALSPRINMDKQERILILENLWKVYHSVSPVSSSQIAPELTASWQTALASFKAPIKLDLDRLNDLLECRVTFAKRQIKNDEKLQLLLYIRSLAEVPLKVKRFSLLLTDLKSSSVRITASQYSEYDGKDDSVQLKAFEEFILEPDKCYQIVFVGERYLFSESVDVHIFRLELQMGSEQTYAVLSVREKLNVSKPFKSYNPHADCMERIGIISSCYIIPTFHLASQTQPTNQPMLTNEFYQVTTSIANHSDLCLQNVGISISVPQLLRNSVFVTTDIGQSMQKIHSHVQIDIGELQMQSSTTVSYYLTSLVAGNIELRQKMYYQTENLHQSKAGIGGAGGTAVNSNGGAIDSPTTPNSEKEDLAKLLASEKASGLQKYVSAHNVKIEYLVDEQVRKIKEDTVVIPCVEEIKLTGRFYTLSREALRQAYRNEDFLLRLNVEVKSPDPIDILEIQFVSDHNIKEKPYSGSAPVQGTELHPATRFEELKLLSAFNCSRDWVSQESYLSNDVRLVFNRSQTPDHGQRQMGPVPSLSSGQRPEEQYQKNLLSKLPTNATIIGSTSAQLTNQLNLSLTNASSHAALADVSTGNNTTAGPVDTDSGKGAGTSTVAMNTSIGSIEEFKVKPLALNEPSATKGVAYANDDVAAGKGVSKCIYTRALDCVQLTNNERNGFINAHYGRPEATGGGLVWPVFGLYCVRWCRSRTPNVINESKFIINGIEVIDPPLNLYCYLDQRMYVRTPMTLRITLRNPTRRILHLQAILNNSDGFMFAGHRQLNVTIFSYSSYDLLFNLCPLKAGWQLLPELQLEYQNFQGSSSTTLGATNAPTGQHGTLGAQAVPDGSSTASLVAAALAGDDVITDNSGGLEGQRKAELAALVHRWIPKMVFIHPPTRTV; encoded by the exons ATGTCGCTGGATGCCAGCGTGTTGCCCTCGGAACTGCTGACGACCGCGGCCCCGCTCGTCGGACTTTCGGGGCTGGATGTGCCACGAAATGCCACCCACAAAACGGTCTGGGATGCGTTCAACAACGCGAAGAAGCCGGACAGCGAAGCCATCCAGTACAAGCTGCTCCCACCGAACTACGAGTTCCCGGTGTCCAAACCCAAGCACCAGTCCTACGAGTGGTACTCGCCGAAGGGGATCCTCAAGCGGAACTGGATGCTGAAGCACCTTCACGTACTTCCGGCGGTCGTGGTGCTCTTCCAGGATCTCGAATGGAACGATCCACAGTGGACGGAGAAGCAGCTGCAATGTGCGGCCACCATTCAGGTGCTGAAGAACTCGCTCCAGGGGCGTAACACTCGGATTGCGATCGCGCTCCTGCAACGCGGCCAGCATCTGGCGGCGGGAGAGGACATGCTAGCCTCGGAACGTGCCGCCCAGTTGACTAGCAACTGCGATATCAACGCCAAGATGTTGTTCGTGCTGCCACACAACGATCACCTGATGGGGCACATCTTTCGCTTGCAATCTGCCTTCCTCGAACTGGCCCAATCGTACTACACGCAGATGATGAAGCAGATTCGGTTACACCGCGAGCAGCTAACCGATGCGCACCTGCTGCTCAAGATTCGCCACCAGTTCAAGCTGGCCTTCATCTCCGAGCTTAAGCTCGATCAATCGAACGCACTGCGGCACTACCGGCAGACGTACACGTACCTGGACGAGGTGCGCATCGTCGATACGAACTGTCTGGAGGTGAAAACGGTAGCCGGCTTCGTGAACTACAAGATCTGTCGGCTGTTCTTCCGCCTGAACGCTCCGAAGGATTCCATTTCGCACTTTAAGAATCACATACAGAAGTACCGGACTCGGTCGGGGTTCAAGGAGCTACTGTTTGAGCACTACGCCTGGCTGAGCGTACAGTACAGTGCCTTTGCGGAGCTGTTTTGCGATGCGGTCAAGAATGGGTTGGCTCCACTGCAGACGCAGCATCCGGGCATCTACTTCCACAAGGCCGCCGAGTACGTTGGCAAGCGGAAGGAAGCTTTTCTGCAGTGTACGGCTCTGTCGGCGGCCGAAATATCGGGAGAACTTGGTCCGGCCGTTACCAACTCCGCACTGTACAGTGACTTTTTCGGTATTCGTGGAGCGAAAACCGGGGAACCGGTATCGGAACAGCAGATCATTTGCCTGGTGCAGGAGAATGAGAAGGCCATCCACCATTCGGCGGAGATTATCACGTTGCTCGGTAAAGCCATGGCCCAGTTTAAGGTGTACAAGTGTTTGCGGTTCCGGAAGAAGCTTGCGATCGATATGGCGGAAGAGTATCTGAAGAACGGTGATCCGGCCAAGGCTCTTACACTGTACTCGCTGATGCTGACCGACTATCGAGTGGACAAGTGGTATACGATCTTCACGCAGGTGCTGCTGAAAACGCTTCATTCGGCCTATCTTTCCGCCTCGGTGCCTGACTTTATTGCGTGCAGCATCGAGGCCCTATCACCGCGTATCAACATGGACAAGCAGGAGCGCATTCTTATCCTCGAAAACCTCTGGAAGGTGTATCAT AGTGTGTCGCCCGTTTCGAGTAGCCAGATTGCACCGGAACTTACGGCTAGCTGGCAGACGGCGCTGGCTTCTTTTAAAGCACCGATCAAGCTCGATCTGGATCGCCTCAACGATTTACTCGAATGTCGCGTAACGTTTGCCAAGCGACAGATTAAGAACGATGAGaagctgcaactgctgctgtacATACGCTCGCTGGCAGAGGTACCACTGAAGGTGAAACGGTTCTCCTTACTGTTGACCGATCTTAAATCGAGCAGTGTACGCATTACGGCCTCACAATACTCGGAATACGACGGCAAGGATGACAGTGTCCAGTTGAAAGCGTTTGAGGAGTTTATCCTCGAACCGGACAAATGCTACCAGATTGTGTTCGTCGGTGAACGGTATCTGTTCAGCGAAAGCGTTGACGTCCACATCTTCCGGTTGGAGCTGCAAATGGGCTCCGAGCAGACGTATGCTGTGCTTTCGGTACGCGAGAAGCTCAACGTGAGCAAACCATTCAAATCGTACAACCCACACGCGGACTGTATGGAGCGCATCGGGATTATTAGCTCTTGTTACATCATTCCGAC GTTCCATCTAGCTTCACAaacgcaaccaaccaatcagCCAATGCTAACGAACGAGTTCTACCAAGTAACGACCAGTATCGCTAACCACTCAGATCTCTGTCTGCAAAACGTTGGCATCAGTATCAGTGTTCCCCAGCTCCTACGAAACAGTG TATTCGTTACGACCGATATCGGTCAGTCGATGCAGAAGATCCATTCGCACGTGCAGATCGACATCGGTGAACTGCAGATGCAGTCCTCGACCACAGTATCCTACTACCTAACGAGCCTGGTAGCGGGCAACATAGAGCTGCGACAAAAGATGTATTATCAGACGGAAAATCTGCACCAAAGTAAAGCGGGCATCGGTGGCGCAGGTGGTACGGCGGTCAACTCGAACGGCGGGGCTATCGATTCACCAACGACTCCCAACAGCGAGAAAGAGGATCTAGCGAAGCTGCTGGCAAGTGAGAAAGCAAGCGGACTACAGAAATACGTCAGTGCTCACAACGTCAAGATCGAGTATCTGGTGGACGAACAGGTGCGCAAGATCAAGGAGGATACCGTTGTGATACCGTGTGTAGAGGAAATCAAACTTACGGGTCGCTTCTATACACTGAGCCGCGAAGCGTTGAGGCAAGCGTACCGCAACGAGGACTTTCTGCTGCGGCTCAACGTGGAAGTAAAGTCACCGGATCCGATCGACATTCTAGAAATACAATTCGTTAGT GATCAcaacataaaagaaaaaccgtaCAGTGGGAGTGCTCCGGTGCAGGGAACCGAGTTACATCCGGCCACACGCTTCGAAGAGCTGAAGCTATTGAGCGCCTTCAACTGCAGCAGGGACTGGGTATCACAGGAGAGCTACCTTAGCAACGACGTACGGCTTGTGTTCAATCGCTCGCAAACACCCGATCATGGGCAGCGACAGATGGGACCGGTGCCGTCGCTGTCCAGTGGTCAACGGCCAGAGGAGCAGTACCAGAAGAACCTTCTCTCGAAGCTTCCGACGAACGCCACGATAATCGGTAGCACCAGTGCGCAGCTTACGAACCAACTGAACCTCTCTCTAACGAATGCTTCCTCACATGCTGCCTTGGCGGATGTTTCAACCGGAAACAACACCACCGCGGGACCGGTGGATACCGATTCAGGCAAGGGTGCCGGCACCTCAACGGTAGCGATGAACACGTCAATCGGTAGTATTGAAGAGTTTAAGGTAAAACCACTGGCCCTAAACGAGCCCTCGGCAACAAAAGGTGTGGCCTACGCCAACGATGACGTGGCGGCTGGCAAGGGCGTCTCCAAGTGTATCTACACCCGTGCATTAGACTGTGTGCAGTTGACAAACAACGAACGGAATGGGTTTATCAATGCACACTACGGTCGTCCTGAGGCCACGGGTGGGGGTTTAGTGTGGCCCGTATTTGGATTATACTGCGTACGTTGGTGCCGATCCAGGACACCGAACGTAATCAATGAATCAAAGTTTATTATCAATGGTATCG AAGTCATCGATCCACCGCTTAATCTGTATTGCTACCTCGATCAGCGCATGTATGTACGAACGCCGATGACGCTTCGTATTACGTTGCGTAATCCGACAAGACGGATTCTCCATCTACAAGCAATACTAAACAACTCCGATGGCTTCATGTTCGCCGGTCATCGTCAG CTCAACGTGACGATATTTTCCTACTCCTCGTACGATCTACTCTTCAATCTGTGCCCATTGAAGGCAGGATGGCAGTTGCTGCCGGAGCTACAGCTAGAGTATCAAAACTTCCAAGGATCGTCGAGTACGACGTTGGGAGCAACAAACGCTCCCACTGGGCAGCATGGAACGCTCGGCGCACAAGCGGTACCGGATGGATCCAGTACAGCTTCCCTGGTTGCAGCTGCCCTTGCCGGTGATGATGTGATAACAGATAACAGTGGAGGGCTGGAAGGTCAGCGTAAAGCCGAACTAGCTGCCCTGGTGCATCGATGGATTCCGAAAATGGTGTTCATCCAC CCACCGACGAGAACCGTATAA
- the LOC126574608 gene encoding charged multivesicular body protein 1b-2, which translates to MSASAMEKHMFNLKFAVKELERNAKKCEKEEKAEMLKTKKAIQKGNTEVARIHAENAIRQKSQALNYLRMSARVDAVASRVQTALTTRNVTNSMAGVVKAMDAAMKGMNLEKISGLMDKFESQFEDLDVQSSYMENTMSQTTTTAVPQNDVESLMQRVADEAGLELNMELPVGPASTALGASTMASTEQDELTQRLARLRQAE; encoded by the exons ATGTCGGCCTCAGCGATGGAGA AACACATGTTTAATCTGAAATTTGCAGTGAAGGAACTCGAGAGGAACGCCAAGAAGtgcgagaaggaagagaaggccGAAATGCTCAAGACCAAGAAGGCAATCCAGAAAGGCAACACGGAGGTCGCACGGATTCACGCGGAAAACGCCATTCGACAGAAGAGCCAAGCTCTGAACTACCTCCGCATGAGCGCTAGGGTGGACGCGGTCGCCAGCCGTGTACAGACAGCGCTGACCACACGCAACGTAACGAACTCGATGGCCGGAGTCGTGAAGGCGATGGATGCAGCCATGAAGGGCATGAACCTGGAGAAGATCTCCGGTCTGATGGATAAGTTCGAGTCGCAGTTTGAGGATCTGGATGTGCAGAGCTCCTACATGGAAAACACAATGTCACAGACGACCACCACGGCCGTACCACAGAACGACGTGGAGTCGCTGATGCAACGAGTGGCGGATGAGGCAGG ACTCGAATTGAATATGGAACTACCGGTCGGTCCCGCTTCGACAGCGCTTGGCGCTTCTACGATGGCTTCGACGGAACAGGACGAACTCACTCAACGTCTAGCACGTCTACGGCAGGCTGAATAG